One Cryptomeria japonica chromosome 9, Sugi_1.0, whole genome shotgun sequence genomic window carries:
- the LOC131029785 gene encoding pentatricopeptide repeat-containing protein At4g30700: protein MLLTSTIHFNLTPLCREGQLKEALHILLTTQKPNGDFTHLLLLQTCIIKNTLSQRKNVHSFIVPRRFAFTTRTMFQNKLINMYDRCGSLVDAIKVFDQIKEPDSVSWNMTIAAYRKHGYPHETLTLFHQMQRTGFQPDQFTFANMLTACAEMGALQQGIYIHKSIKDRGISPNVVVATALVDMYAKCESIDKARVKPNSSTFASILPACAKMGALGQVCVKMGALEQGMEIHQKITEEGFLSNVVVASALADMYAKCGRIDKASELMPQRDVVLWTAMIGGYVQNGFVEKALETFKQMQLADVKPDPSTFASIVLACAQIGALEVGTAIHEIIIERYAQSGFCKDALKIFESMKHSGTLPDTVSFASVLFACSHSGLVDEGLTYFNHMNNHYCITPTVNHYMCMVDLIARAGYLEESLNFIIKMPVKPMVVVWTCFLGACRLHMNIGLGVYTATLLFDLDIKNSATYVLLSNIYAEVGWRQSTSRQEIYAKVEKLALEMKAAGYFPDSRQSLNDVVEEEKELFLSHHSEKLAIAFGLLNEPNRTTIRAVKNLRVCTDCHITTKIIFNIVEREIVARDANCFHHF from the exons ATGCTATTGACATCCACCATTCACTTCAATCTTACACCATTATGTAGAGAGGGACAGTTGAAGGAGGCGCTGCACATTCTTCTTACTACACAAAAACCCAATGGAGACTTCACACATCTTCTGTTGTTGCAGACGTGCATTATCAAGAATACCCTTTCACAAAGGAAAAATGTTCACTCTTTCATTGTTCCCAGgcgatttgcattcaccactcgcACAATGTTTCAGAATAAGCTTATTAACATGTATGACAGGTGCGGAAGCCTGGTGGATGCTATTAAAGTGTTTGACCAAATCAAAGAACCAGACAGCGTCTCATGGAATATGACTATTGCTGCGTACCGAAAACATGGCTATCCTCACGAGACACTCACACTATTTCACCAAATGCAACGAACGGGTTTCCAACCCGATCAGTTCACATTTGCCAACATGCTCACAGCCTGTGCTGAAATGGGAGCTCTACAACAGGGTATATATATTCataaaagcataaaggatagaggaatttcccCAAATGTTGTGGTTGCAACTGCCCTTGTAGACATGTACGCAAAATGtgaaagcatagacaaggcac gtgtaaagccgaATTCCTCAACCTTTGCTAGTATACTTCCAgcgtgtgccaaaatgggagctttgggacAGG TCtgtgtcaaaatgggagctttggaacagggtatggaaatTCATCAAAAGATAACGGAAGAGGGATTTTtatcaaatgttgtagttgcaagCGCCCTGGCAGACATGTATGCAAAGTGTGGAAGGATAGACAAGGCATCTgaact aatgcctcaaagagatgtcgtCTTATGGACTGCGATGATTGGAGGATATGTTCAAAATGGGTTtgtggaaaaggctttggaaacttttaAGCAGATGCAACTGGCGGATGTAAAGCCAGATCCTTCGACCTTTGCTAGCATAGTCCTTGCCTGTGCTCAAATTGGAGCTTTGGAAGTTGGGACAGCCatccatgaaatcataattgaga gatatgcacaaagtgGATTTTGCAAGGATGCGCTCAAAATCTTTGAATCAATGAAACACTCTGGAACACTTCCTGACACTGTGAGCTTTGCCTCTGTTTTATTTGCATGCAGCCATTCAGGTTTAGTCGATGAGGGCCTTACATACTTCAACCACATGAATAACCATTATTGCATTACACCTACAGTAAATCATTATATGTGCATGGTCGACCTTATTGCCCGTGCTGGCTATCTCGAAGAAAGCCTAAACTTTATCATTAAGATGCCAGTTAAACCTATGGTAGTTGTGTGGACGTGTTTTCTAGGTGCCTGTAGATTGCATATGAATATAGGCTTAGGAGTATATACAGCGACTCTGCTTTTCGATCTGGATATTAAAAATTCTGCTACTTATGTTCTTCTCTCTAACATATACGCAGAAGTGGGCTG GAGACAGAGCACATCCAGACAGGAAATTTATGCAAAGGTGGAGAAACTGGCTCTGGAGATGAAGGCAGCAGGATATTTTCCAGATTCAAGACAGTCACTTAATGATGTGGTAGAGGAAGAAAAAGAATTATTTCTCTCCCACCATAGTGAAAAGTTGGCAATTGCATTTGGTTTGTTAAATGAGCCCAATAGAACAACTATTAGAGCTGTTAAGAATCTTAGAGTGTGTACTGATTGCCACATTACAACGAAAATTATTTTCAATATTGTTGAAAGAGAAATTGTTGCGAGAGATGCAAACTGTTTCCATCATTTTTAA